The DNA window gACACATCAGCTAATTTTCCACACAACGTTAGATAcacaaaaatgtttatttaagttgaaatttgcaaaataaaaatatttattagcacAGCTACTATATACGCAACTTTGACAGCTTGGTTACATTTTTTAATCCGTTCGCTGCGACGGCGTTCAAGGACGATAGAAATGTCATACAGCCACATTGTTCTACATATAGTGAACGTTTTACAACGTGACTTGAACAGTTTCCCTTTTATTTTGCGATTTTGGTTGGCTGGCCGCTTATTAGGAGTTAAGGACCTTATTAATTGTGCACTAAGTAAATGGACTAGGTTCTGTAATTAGTGtgataataacaaaaaagtttgaCGACAGAACCACAGAATAGTATAATAGAATATCTAGGTAGTCTGTGGACGGGATTGacagctgcagggctactatgaaactcgaagttcgtatcgtaccgtccctctcgctctcgtattaaataatgtaagtgtcagagggaccgcacgacacgaacttcgagttttgtagtagccctgctgatagcAATAGCAAGCGAATGTTCCGACCAAAAAGAATCTAATCACCCGTTTTGTTCAGACTTCCGACTGTTCCGGTTCCGGTTTGTGACACTAGTAGAAATTCCGCTTAGGTCTGCTTTGCGGACTTGTTTTAAAAGTTCTCTCTGGTTTTATAAATGTAAGCCCATGTGATATTCCTGAGATCCAACTATTTACAAATGTCCAAATCCATTCAACCATTTTAGTACGGACGAGttacgaacacacacacacatagggTAATTTCGCATGTgagaaattatttttacatgATCCAAAACCTAAGTGTGTAGTGAGTAATATTACTTAGTAATACtgcttaaaatttaaattaatttattttggcaTACCAAGCCTGCCCTGCCAAgacaagagcgcagtcagcggtatcagcaatttttgaaaatattagtttttcttttacaaatatacaacaaactcgcaaatgtgatgaaaaacattgtttgtcgcacgggcggtactagaattacgaacatcgactcattaaagccctagTCGAAGAATCTcgtttgtaattccttatttaccgcccttaagacacaatgtactattcaatatcagtgaaaaattaaaaaaaaatcgtataaattttatttaattttctctaTTTACAAGTTATATAGTTACAGTTACATTGCTTAACATAAGTACACAATATTACAGCCCGGTTTTTAACCTGTAAATTGTTTACTACCTAGggctgtaagtaggtatttactagTAGACTGTGTCAAATTGTATGCCACAAATATGGTTTGTAGAAGGAACAATGACAATCTCTTACGGGGGAAGAGTCGCAAAAATGTCCTGCTTTAAGCGGTAAAGAACAGTTCTCAATCTGCATTTTGATATAGTTTTCTTAACCGTCCTAGGTGCGTAATGAACTATAATGAATGAACCatgaccaatttttttttgcacccATGCAAGaatttttggaaaatatttttaactgtcTTTAAATTGACGCTACAACCTTTGGATATAATACAAACCGCACTGATTTTGCGTCAataggctactacgaaattcgaaaatcgaagttcgtatcgtatacgtaccgtccctctcgctctcgtattaaatagtataagtgtcagagggaccacacgatacgaacttcgatttgcgggtttcgtagtagcgcctCAGGACCGGAGTTAAGTATCCACAAGGGGCGCCAGGGTGAATACTCGGACCGTCATTATTCTCAAAATGTTTCTAACGGAATTTAGAATTAAATGATGtcaatttaatattgtttattgtatccttttcttaagaaatctgatGAAAAAGTGTTGAGAATAATGACGACGGTTGAAACGCCCGAATAGGCGAATATTCATCCGCTCACACAATAAAGACTCAAAAATAACCAAGCTTCGACAGGTCAgcaaattttaaatattcttttttcGCGTCAGTAGACGGCACGAAAGTAGAACCTGAAATCATATTACCCTTTCGCTCGTTTGAGACAAATGTGAGCAAGAGAGTAATACAGTTACGTTCAAACAGCCAATTGTTTAGACACAAAATGTCAGAAAATTTGTTACACAATTCTCTCTCTATCTAccttaaaattacttaaatttttatatttgggCGTTATGAAAATCATACTTTAGATATCTGAATAATTTAAACCACAATAGTATAGAAGCATCGGAACCACGGCAAAGATCCTACGGCAAATCTAGTGTAGTAGGGATTATATGGAAGAACATAACATAATAAAGTTACTAAGTTtgtatacataataatgaaATCATTTAAAAAGTAGAAATCGATAAAAGCTGAACTAAAAATGTATTGTTGCTTATTGATTCAAGTACAATACTTCGTTACTACTTTTAAAAGAGCTCGTATCTCAATATCgataattttctgagtgaactttatgaccattatttcaagggtcaattttgttgacgtagtgatttgagatacgagatttttttccaAGTGACGAATTGTATGCGATAGCATGAAGTGACGCCTTCCTCTAATTTCTACTTTAGCGTCCCAGACTGAATATAATTGCAAAGTTGGCAGTacaaaactgtttaaaattaaattgaacaaAGGCAGTGACcagtaaaaactttttatttgcaGACCtgcagtacagtcaccagcaccaatatctgacacaacaagcgtgtataaatatctgatacgactctatttctagggccggaaggacgtgtcagatatttttgcacgctccgctgtggcagatattaatgatgGTGAGTGTACAAGGATCGCAATGAATGTGGCAAAAAACTGAACAAACGCTGCTAATTTGCTAAACAACTTTTACTGTTCATGGTTTTTAATTGATAGTTTGAGAACCTTTGGTATGCCGTGGTACGGATCCGCACCCGGCGCCGCCCCCAATGTAACGTGTACCTTATGCTTACGTAATTAAAGTCCAATTTTATTTGGATTTGTCACGGGCCCCCCCAATGTAATTTGAAACCTAGGAAAACCTAATTAGAGTCCAactttcatctttttttttttgaataccTAAAAAATACCTATGGCGGCCAACGGCATACCGAAGGTTAGCACTAATATTAGTAAAAAgctaatatttttcattaaaatctttgTTGCACTGCTATTTTAACCAACTGCACTCTATGATATCTGACATAATAATTTGGCAGTTTAATTTCACACCTGTGGCTTGTCCCTATTGAAAAGAACTTCTcaacaaaaaagtaacaaaaaccgCATATCTATAATTCGGAGCACAAAACCTCAAGGAAAAAATGTcatcgtcaaaaaaaaaaaacaaacgtcaCTCAAAATTGGGCGCGAAGGCACATAACCTCAAAGCTTAACCTAACTTTATTTACAGCAATCGTCATTGTACAGGTTTTATTTTGGCTCAGAACACTCGGTCCTGGTAGCCGGAGTCCTGGACGGCTGGGGGCGGTTTGGGCGCGGCTCCGGCGACGTGGTGGTGGTGTCTCAAATGGccggggcggcgcggaggcgcgAGGTATTCGAACATGCTCTGCGTGTGTTGGGCGAGCATATTTGCGAGCTCACATGGCATCGGATCCGTCCAGAAGAAATCGTGGTTCAAGGCTGTGTCGGCGTCGTACCTGACGAAGAAATATATAAGTATCTTTTGAACTGAGAATAGACTGTAACTAATGCCCTTACAGAACAAGTGcactgtaaataaatagtgtcaTTTACCGgtacggataataccgacatggaaataccgtcccgatatttcgtgtacacgcccatacaaactggtgtcaaactatgggcgtgtacacaaaatattatgtcggtattgtacggcaggttaaatagtgtcacccaaaaaatgattactttaaatttataaaatgattacaattactttttataattactaattactattttatattattttattactttttattattgttattaatattattttttattaaaaaaattcgGTCCTTttattgtagtgtctactctttccgatgtcctttcaatcgttcaaaggtattattattgtattgtatacataaacacacatgaaattaacagataacaggATAATAGGTTGTACAAAGGCTAAAGtctgcctttgtacatctctttctcttgttaatgtacaataaagagttatacaatataatactttTATCTAATGTATTGTGCAGTCATTTACCTCTTTGCGGGGTCCAATTGCAGCAATTTGTCCAACAGGTCGCAGCCGTAAGGGTCCTTCACATAGGGCTTTAGTCTCTCCTGCAAACCaataatattaatgttattttttatccatGAATCATATGGAAGAACTAGGTACTAGTAGCAACCCGTCACAGACAAAGCACAATGTGCCGCGAATAAACAACATCTATAAACATCTATAAAGACCTATCGCACAACGCAAATGTACCTTGCAGGGCTCTGGGTAATGCTGTCTATTCTACTTGTATGTATCATATCTTGTGGAAAGCCTGCGTCCAGCAGtaagatagagagagagagagagagagagagaaacatctatttacataaaatatattcaatACACAGAAGACAAAGAGAAGAAAGAGAGGAAAGAACAAAACCATGAATAGTATAAATTTGGCCCCACTCAGCATTGCTGACTCGACTGATAATGTtcactgctataggctgatgattaTGTATATTTGTTTTACTATGAGAGGAAGGCAAACAAGCCCATGGGTCATCTTATGGTAAATGATCACCACCGttaaggagagtcattggtctgttgtgataatatgatgatgacataCCTTGACTTTTCTCTTCTGTCCCTTGGGCAGTTCCATCTTGTTGTACAGGTCGAGGGCCTCCACCCCAGGCCATGTGTCCGGAGTGCATGAACCGCAGAGCTGAGAGATCAGAATCAGTTGCTGTTGCTCAGTGGAGCCCTGAAAGATTAGACTGAGTTGTACCCTTCATGCTACATAGCTTTGCATGGGCGAATTAGTGAAGATAATAAAACCAAGTCTTGTCAAaccacacaaaaaaaatcaaaactaaaaacaaataaaaaaagaaaggacTTAGTGTCTTTGGCAATTAAGTtaactcaaaatcaaaaaaaaacttgtcttaATCACTTTTTTCGTATGAACATTTTGCTATCCACATAATTCACTTTTCCAAACTATGTATGAgtatgaaacattttcttttatacAAAACTTTCCCTGACAATTAGAAACTCAacaaagaattattattattattattcactaCCTGCGGACCCCACTTGGAAGGAGTACTAAATTTACCCTGCACATCTATCTCACTCAATCATTCACTTTTTCTATggtaatttttaaattccatttttttcctttcagaTCCCTTAATCGCCTTTTACAATACCCATGGGAAGAGACAGGTCTGTCCTACTCAACCAGGCACAGCATGGAGCAAAGCGCTTCTCAGCTCTGTCTTTAAAAGTCCTCTGGTGTAATACAAAAtgtaaaatgatattttaaaatggTCCCAATTTAATCTCACCTGCATGATGGGTGACCGTGTCCACATTTCGGCCATGATGCAGCCAGCGCCCCACATGTCCACAGGCGGGCCGTAGTTGCGGTCACCTGATATAGCATGGTGATCAGTATAAAAGTCATGTTTTACATCTAAAGCGTAAAACTCACAGGACAGGGTGGGTTGGGAGTGACCAGGTCTATTTAAATGGCTCTATAATATGGCGCCGCGCCTGCCATTGGTGTGATGTTGCTCATATACAACCATATAAATAGGCCAACTGTACTCCTGACCTGACGTGCACTCATCCTGTATGTTGAGCAGTATCAGAATCCTAATTAATACCACACCCACAGATTTGTTGCATGAACATAGCTATTGTAAGGTATCAGGGTTGACCAGTTTCAGAAGAAGCAATGCTGATTTACAAGTTCATTTGACATGATAAATCTGACAGTCACATTCAGTGTACTAAAACCTTgttataagatttaaaaaaaggtctcatgtgagcaaagtaactgtttcTAGTTCACTGAGTATGACTTTGTTTATGCACAATGCAAGCAGGGGCAAGTTTATCTGCAACAATATGACAATGACCCATTTCTTTCATAATATAATGAAACTAATTAATAACTGACTTACCTAGAAGAAGTTCTGGAGGTCTGTACCAGAGCGTGACCACCCTGTTAGTATATTTATTGACCTGCCCTGATTTAGCCACGCTGAAGGCTCGCGCCAGACCAAAGTCGGCCAGTTTCAAGATACCATTCTTGGTAATCAACACATTGGCAGCTTTCATATCTCTATGCAAAATCTTGTTGCTATGTATGTAGTATAACCCATTCAGCAACTGCTGCATGACCTTCTTTATCTCCCCCAAGCTGAATTTCACGTTCATGTTCGACAACAAGCCAGCCAAATCGTGTTCGCAAAAATCGAAGACAAGGTAAAACGTCGACCTGTATTTATTATGCAATGTCGCCTTAGTTCTACAGATTTCTATCAAATTAACGACGTTCTCGTGTTTGAGTAACTGCAGGATCTTGATTTCTCGCAGTGCCGTTATAGGAAAGCCTTCTTTTTCGTTGTCCATCAGCACTTTTTTCATTGCGACGAATTTTTTCGAAGAGTTCCGTGCTCGCGCTTTAAAGACCTCTCCGAACGTTCCCTGTCCGATTTTCGCGACTTTTTCGTATTTAGAAGACTCATCGCAGAACGGGAACTCGAAATCTTCAATGTATTTCTCTTTTTCTCTcatattcaggat is part of the Choristoneura fumiferana chromosome 26, NRCan_CFum_1, whole genome shotgun sequence genome and encodes:
- the Cdk9 gene encoding cyclin-dependent kinase 9 — its product is MQGVSAPREQPAPVISTSSTILNMREKEKYIEDFEFPFCDESSKYEKVAKIGQGTFGEVFKARARNSSKKFVAMKKVLMDNEKEGFPITALREIKILQLLKHENVVNLIEICRTKATLHNKYRSTFYLVFDFCEHDLAGLLSNMNVKFSLGEIKKVMQQLLNGLYYIHSNKILHRDMKAANVLITKNGILKLADFGLARAFSVAKSGQVNKYTNRVVTLWYRPPELLLGDRNYGPPVDMWGAGCIMAEMWTRSPIMQGSTEQQQLILISQLCGSCTPDTWPGVEALDLYNKMELPKGQKRKVKERLKPYVKDPYGCDLLDKLLQLDPAKRYDADTALNHDFFWTDPMPCELANMLAQHTQSMFEYLAPPRRPGHLRHHHHVAGAAPKPPPAVQDSGYQDRVF